Sequence from the Oenanthe melanoleuca isolate GR-GAL-2019-014 chromosome 28, OMel1.0, whole genome shotgun sequence genome:
TTAAAGCTATTCTGTAAACATCGGAGTTTCCTCCTCGCGGAATTCACGCCCCTctttcctcatcctcatcttctttgttttcttcttcttcctcttcttcttcgtcatcttcttcttcttcttcttcttcttcgGCCCCCTCGCCCCCGCCCTCCCGACCCCCCGCATCggcccccccgcccccgccgcgccctCTGCGCCTCTCCAGCTCCTCGCCATCGcctctcccccctccccgccccgtGCGCCCATCATCACAtctgcaattaaataaaaagctcGATTTAAACAGTATAAAGTCCTTAAAACGCTGCGGTGTTGGGTGGAGGGGGTGACGGCCGGGCCGGCCCCCGGGCTAGGAGAAGATGTGGATGGCTTGGGTGGCGGGCACGTGGCAGGcggggcactggggctgtgcgCGGCCGCAGATGCGCAGGGCGCACTCCATGCAGAACAGGTTGTGGCCGCAGGGCACCAGCGCGGCCATCACCTCGCTCTCCAGGCACACCATGCACTCCCGGGAGCTCTTGCGGTGCCCGTCCGAGCTGCTCGAGTCGGTGGGCGAGCCCGAGGCGGCCGAGATGCTGCCGGgcagcgaggaggaggaggagtagCCGGTGCTGttggagaaggaggagagcGAGCCCTGGGCGGGCAGCCAGGCCAGCGCGCCGGCGGGGTCGCTGGGGATGCGCCGCGCCGAGGGGTGCTccagccccgccgccccggcctCGGGCAGCGTGGGCGACAGGCGCGGCGTGGCCGGGCCGCTGTTGCGTCTCTGCGAGCTGTtgatggaggagcagctgctgaaggctTGCAGGGGGTTGCCCGAGCGCTCGAAGGGCGACCAGATGGCGGTGGTGGGCGTGGTGAGGTCGAGGGCCAGGAAGTCGAAGCCGAAGTCGCACTCGTCGGAGcccagcggggccgggggctcgCTGAAGGTGCTGTaggggctggtggggctggcGGCCGCCACGCGCCCGCTGTAGAAGGACTCGGTGGAGCCGCTGCCCAGCGAGCTGAGGCTGTCGTTGCGCAGCGCGGCCGAGGGGCGCTGGGCGGCGTGCGGGGCCTTGGCCCAGGGCGCGGCCGCGCcgccctgcagctccaggcagacGTCGGTGCCGTTGGAGTGGAAGTCGTTGTCGGCGTTGACGTCGATGAAGGAGCCTGTCCTCATGGTGATGTGCGCCTCGATCTCCTCGCGCGCCCGGTCCACGTTCTCGGGCATGCCCGTCACCTCGAACACGGGCTCCTTGTCGCGGCTCGGCGTCACGATGTACGTGTGCGTCTGCTGCTGGATGCGCTTGATGGTGGCGCCCTTGGGGCCCACCACCAGCCCCACCACGCGGTAGGGCACCCTCACCTGGATGGTGGTCTGCCCCGGCAGGTTGGGCGGCCCCTGCAGGGCCCCCGCCAGCCCGTTGACTTTGTTGCGCGTGGCCCGGATCATGGAGAAGTGCTCGGCGGCCGACAGGATCTCGCGCTTGGCCATCTCCACGTCCTCCTTCCTGCCCGTGACGATGAACACGGGCTCCTCGCCCCGCACCGGCGTCTTGATGTACGTGTTGGTCTTGGCACGCAGCGCTTTGATCTTGCAGCCTGCGGGGCAAGGAGAGGGGGAAATGACACATCAACGCCGAGACCTCACGGTGACCCTGTGCTCACCCAGGATGGGGCGCAAAGGACCAGCAGGAACCTGCAGGTGCCTCTGGCTCTGCATCTGCAGCACGGGCTCCCTTGGAGAGAGGGCTCCCTCCCGCCCCTGAGGCAGATGGGGGCTCATGGCTCAGTGCTGGGGGGCTGCCCTGgcttctcccagctcctggcactgttCTGACCCTCAGGGGGTGGGGATCAGCAGGATGCAgactgcagccctgccccagaggCGTGGGACAGCATGGGCAGAGGTGCCAGGACAGGCAGCCATGGGGGCACCATCAGGGCAGGTGAGAAGCTCTGGAGATTCACTCCAGAGGTGTTTAAGGAGgtacaagagaagaaaagatgccaagatggaaaggaaggaaaaggctgTTTGGATCCTGCAGGTCCACTGACAcctctgagccagcagctgaacCTGAGGAACAGCCCTGGATGCACTCCTGGAGAGACAGGGGAGCTGGacctccccagggcaggggacacagccacccctccccagggcaggagacacagccacccctccccagggcaggagacacagccacccctcccctccctgtcccacaggAGGGATCcccagtgcctgggctggggcagggctgctccccagaCTCCTGCTTCCCCCACAGCAGGGATGTGattcagcaggcagagctgccatggctggctgtgggactgggagatggtgctgcagctctgcctttgccCCGTGCAGCCCTGGacacagccatggggacagccctggaCACAGACCTcgggacagccctgggcactgccctgtgcacagccatggggacagcccctgggcactgccctgtccAGGCCCAGCTGGGATCTGgctgcaggtcctggcagcACCATCCAGCCAAAGGCTCCCGCTCTCCTCTGGGCTGCAAAAGGCTCCAACTCTCCTCCAGGGCCACTTTGCTCTGCTCCACTGAGGAGCAGTCTAtggctgccagcccagctccactccctgcacccccagccctaATTGCATCCACTCATAATTAAGTCCCTGTGAATCAGGCACAGTACAACTGGAGCTGAGTTCACTGGCcactggcacacagcagtgaaTGACCCCTGTctgccccctcccacccctgagctctgcagggcacccagcacaaagctgggagccagcagggatggaggtgctCCActggagccctgagctggcCCTGTCCATGGCACACACTGCTGCACATGCCTGTGGATAAACAGCTCCACTCCTCCAGGCACAGCCGAGCGCCTGCCTGGCTCCTCTGAACGGCTCAGGGcactcctgcccctcctcctcttcccagaCGCTCCCtgaggaagggcagggctgctcttccagctgggaggctgggaaggagaggCCTAGAAGGCTGAAGGGCCTCAGCACATGATAGatacagagctgctggagccagtccAGAGAGAtgctgcaagggctggagcccctctgctctggggacagcctgggacagctgggggtgctcacctggagaagagaaggatccagggagagctcagagcccctggcagggcctgaaggggctccaggagagctggagagagactggggacaagggatggagggacaggacccagggaatggctgccactgccagagtgcagggttagggttagggatatgggatattgggcaggaattgttccctgggagggtggggagtACTGGGTTTCTGTAAccaggttttggtagcagtGAGGTTACAGGGGTGGTTCGTGTGAGCAGCTGCCCAAAGCTTCCCctgtgtccagcagagccaattccagctggctccaggatGGACCTGGCACTGGCCAaggcccagcccagcagaggtGGTGGGGACACCTCAGGAACATGAAtttgagaaggaagaaaggtcTTGTGCAGTTGTAATTGGGCCTAGAGAAGAGCAGGGTTAGatgtgagaggagcagctctgcagactcccagggcacagggaggaggggcaggagctgctccaggcactgcagatccctgcagcctctggggaAACCATGGTGAGGCCATGGAGGTGCACaggggtgcagagctgcagccccagcaggagcccaagctggagcagggacagccccaaaggaggctgtgacctGTGGGAAGCATGACGtggagcagggactgcagagccagagaggagcccaggctgcagcaggtctGCTGGAAGCACTTGTGACCCTGAGGGGACAGTGTGTGAGCTGCCCCACGGGAGGGACCCcaccctggggcagggaaagggctgcaactcctctccctcagcagcagcaggaacaatgTGGGATGAACTGACTGtgatccccattcccatctccctgctggagggcagagggagagcccaggaaggagggaggggtaAGGGGAAGGCATTcttaagatttattttacttcttgtggtcctgctctgattttgttaataataaaatcaattaGTATCCCCAAGTTGAGTCTGTATGGCCCTTGACAATACTGGGTAAGGGATCTTTCCCtgcctttatctcaacccatgaaccctctgttgtattttctctcccctgtccacTTGTGGAGGGCAGAGAtggagcagctttggtgggtgcctggAACCAGCCAGAGCCAACCCACTACAGTGAAacagagtgcccagagcagctgtggctgctccatccctggaaaggtccaaggccaggctggatggggcttggagcactctGAGATAGTGAAAggtggtggcactggatgagctttaatatcccctccaacacaaaccattctgggattctgtgactcagccagggctggaatGGCTGAGGTTGACTCAGGTCTGCCCCAACCAGGTAAATCAATCCaggctccccagcagcacctggagagcagaggagctgtgctgctcctgcagccccaggtgtgcATTAGGCCTCATGGAtgacagagagcagcaggagctgccctgggtgtcACAGCCAGGCTCCCTGCACCACTAATCCCAGGCAGGTGCATTTCTGGCTGGGGCACACAGCAAAGCAATGGCCCAAGGACTGGGGCAGGGCAGAACCATCCAAGGCGACATTTAGTGAATTATTATCATGTGCCAGCTCCTACAGGGCTGTCCTGGGAGAGGCATCTACTCCCACATTCCCCTCCCAGATTTATCCTGCTGTAAGATCTGCCCCTGCTCCACTGCTTGGCAAACCAGGAcaagcccagggcagtgggaagAGGCTCTGCTGGTGCCTCCCATGGGCACCAGCCTCATGCCCAAGGTCCCAAATTCATCCTTTgcagcatcacagaatcatggaatatcctgagctggaagggaccatcagtgcagcccctgtccctgcccagaccccccagcAACCCCACCCTGAGGATCCCTGAGaagcctgggcagtgcccagcaccctcgggGGGCAGAACCTTTCCTTGAGCTCCATCCCTACCCTCAACAAGTGAGAGTTTCAGGATGTAAAGCcactggcagctccaggagcactcaggagccacatccacatggcttaGTGAGGTTCTTCCTCACCCCACTCCATCACCCCAGCAACACCAGTAGGACCCAAATGGTGCCATGTCAGCACCAAAGAGAGGAAGAGTTtgtctggctgctcctgcaagCTCTTCACAGGGACAAAGCCAGAAACCTTGGATAAAAATCAAAGGGGTGCCTGGCTTGGCCAGTTCCACCCTCCTcaaaccagcagcacaggaaaaatgcccccagcccatggctgctggctgctgccagggccatGGATGGCACCAAACACAGCTGGAGTGGGAGCTGGGTTTCCCAGGGGAGGGGTAGGAGAGGATGGCAGATCAGGGAGGGTGGGGTGTGGGATCACCCGCCACCTGTCCCAGAACCAGGAAGACAGGCACAGGCCAGGGCCAGGGAAGCCACTGCCTGAGGCCatgtgctggcaccagcaccaggaACTGTGCCTGGAGGAGTCTCCAGCGTGGGGACACACCAGGGGACTGAtctgtcctgccctggccccaggCCCAAACTCCTCCTGAGACACCCCTTGGCTGCAGGGACTGCCAGGCCAAGGT
This genomic interval carries:
- the MEX3D gene encoding RNA-binding protein MEX3D isoform X2 codes for the protein MLGCSKGRSREGWHVAPLLSAGVWLAFQCSEDAQSDCRPLWTNLGTCNLAMDHRGARNPLISKPWVAALCCLLPRCHVLGGTWHILLAAGSKQSWELLSLVTQMDLVAEGSACTSENWHWLHTVSRGEEPSLPALLSSVWRRSQGCKIKALRAKTNTYIKTPVRGEEPVFIVTGRKEDVEMAKREILSAAEHFSMIRATRNKVNGLAGALQGPPNLPGQTTIQVRVPYRVVGLVVGPKGATIKRIQQQTHTYIVTPSRDKEPVFEVTGMPENVDRAREEIEAHITMRTGSFIDVNADNDFHSNGTDVCLELQGGAAAPWAKAPHAAQRPSAALRNDSLSSLGSGSTESFYSGRVAAASPTSPYSTFSEPPAPLGSDECDFGFDFLALDLTTPTTAIWSPFERSGNPLQAFSSCSSINSSQRRNSGPATPRLSPTLPEAGAAGLEHPSARRIPSDPAGALAWLPAQGSLSSFSNSTGYSSSSSLPGSISAASGSPTDSSSSDGHRKSSRECMVCLESEVMAALVPCGHNLFCMECALRICGRAQPQCPACHVPATQAIHIFS
- the MEX3D gene encoding RNA-binding protein MEX3D isoform X1, coding for MPGSMYQPEPGQPARGPPRCLTLLSPPPPAGQEPPPEPEPGREREGPPAQGEAAALRFALDQLSLLGLEGAEEPAGAAGPGGLRERERGGGGSPVPAPAPAAGAFGSLAPPLGPPALLPEPPASRKKSVNMTECVPVPSSEHVAEIVGRQGCKIKALRAKTNTYIKTPVRGEEPVFIVTGRKEDVEMAKREILSAAEHFSMIRATRNKVNGLAGALQGPPNLPGQTTIQVRVPYRVVGLVVGPKGATIKRIQQQTHTYIVTPSRDKEPVFEVTGMPENVDRAREEIEAHITMRTGSFIDVNADNDFHSNGTDVCLELQGGAAAPWAKAPHAAQRPSAALRNDSLSSLGSGSTESFYSGRVAAASPTSPYSTFSEPPAPLGSDECDFGFDFLALDLTTPTTAIWSPFERSGNPLQAFSSCSSINSSQRRNSGPATPRLSPTLPEAGAAGLEHPSARRIPSDPAGALAWLPAQGSLSSFSNSTGYSSSSSLPGSISAASGSPTDSSSSDGHRKSSRECMVCLESEVMAALVPCGHNLFCMECALRICGRAQPQCPACHVPATQAIHIFS